A window of the Arachis duranensis cultivar V14167 chromosome 5, aradu.V14167.gnm2.J7QH, whole genome shotgun sequence genome harbors these coding sequences:
- the LOC107489042 gene encoding exocyst complex component EXO84A, producing MDQMAFVTPRGSLSSIGDSTELEVNPNLTLSDKLRVFKSSSFDPNAFIQTKSRAMNEKEIRHLCVYLVDLKKASAEEMRKSVLANYSAFIRTSKEISDLEGELVSMRNLLVTQAASVHAIAEGCQLSTLVARKENSDMEEILSQKTDLSKTEKWLIEFLETLEVLLAEKRVDEAMAKLEEGKKMAEEITREKLLSPVLFQALEDALADKKKKLADQLAETMGQSSTRNSEIRFTAWALKKLGDGPRAHTLLLNAHKEKLQRKMNGFESTNDGRVKAAGQYTTSLSQLVFSIISRAATDSLTVFGKQEPAYSSELVTWAVGQVENCALLLKKRILASAAATGSLRVAVESVHVCMSHCQLLEANGLALSPVLLKHFRPLVEQAFVSSSQPKLSSSAHKFNSLVQELFEDVEPLEILQLDGLAYEGLLRVFNSYINLLINALPGSVETENLEGTSVHKIVKIAETEAQQIAVLANAILLGDELIPRAVVKLSHSSKGDESHRKGSDKQQRLPEQRELKKRLQREVDRLRDSFCRQHALELIFNEEGETRLNAMMYLSLDGQGQQPEWFPSTIFQELFAKLTRVATIATDMFVGKDRYATLLLMRLAESVILFLADDQTFWGEVETGPTPLGPLGLQQLYLDMQFVMIFASQGRYLSRHLHQSIKDIISKAIEAVAATGLDPNSILPEDEWFVEVAQIAVKTLTGKAAFDIDDDVGSPFAAGGYN from the exons GAGATAAGGCATTTGTGTGTTTATCTTGTTGACCTGAAGAAGGCTTCTGCTGAAGAAATGCGGAAAAGTGTTCTTGCTAACTACTCAGCCTTCATTCG TACATCCAAAGAGATTTCGGATCTTGAGGGAGAGCTAGTTTCCATGAGAAATCTTCTGGTGACGCAGGCCGCATCAGTTCATGCTATAGCAGAAGGTTGTCAGCTTAGTACCTTGGTTGCTAGAAAAGAAAACTCGGACATGGAAGAGATACTAAGTCAAAAAACGGATCTATCCAAGACAGAGAAATGGCTGATAGAGTTTCTAGAAACGCTGGAGGTTCTATTAGCAGAGAAAAGAGTGGACGAAGCGATGGCTAAGTTGGAAGAAGGCAAAAAAATGGCAGAAGAAATTACTAGAGAGAAACTTCTGAGTCCAGTTTTGTTCCAGGCATTGGAAGATGCCCTTGCTGATAAGAAGAAAAAGTTAGCTGATCAGCTAGCAGAGACTATGGGCCAGTCATCCACTCGAAACTCAGAAATTCGTTTCACAGCTTGGGCTTTGAAAAAGCTAGGAGACGGTCCTCGTGCTCACACATTACTACTAAATGCACACAAAGAAAAGTTGCAGCGTAAAATGAATGGTTTTGAGTCCACCAATGATGGAAGGGTTAAAGCGGCTGGTCAATACACAACTAGCCTTTCACAGCTTGTCTTTTCTATCATTTCACGAGCGGCAACAGATTCTTTGACAGTGTTTGGCAAACAAGAGCCTGCATATAGTTCGGAGCTGGTTACTTGGGCCGTAGGGCAGGTTGAGAATTGTGCTCTTCTCCTAAAGAAGCGCATCCTTGCCTCGGCTGCTGCTACAGGAAGCCTCAGAGTTGCAGTTGAAAGTGTTCATGTTTGCATGAGCCACTGTCAACTGTTGGAGGCTAATGGATTGGCCCTTTCCCCTGTCTTGCTCAAACACTTTAGGCCATTAGTTGAGCAAGCATTTGTTTCGTCATCCCAGCCAAAACTTTCAAGTAGTGCTCACAAATTCAACTCATTGGTTCAG GAACTTTTTGAAGATGTAGAACCTCTTGAAATCTTACAGTTAGATGGTCTTGCATATGAAGGCCTTCTACGGGTGTTTAACTCCTACATCAATCTGCTGATAAATGCATTACCAGGTTCGGTAGAAACTGAGAACCTGGAAGGTACATCAGTTCATAAAATTGTAAAGATTGCGGAGACTGAAGCACAACAGATAGCAGTGCTAGCCAATGCAATATTGCTAGGAGATGAATTAATCCCTCGTGCCGTTGTGAAGCTTTCACACAGCAGCAAAGGTGATGAGTCTCATAGAAAAGGATCAGACAAGCAACAAAGGCTTCCTGAACAGCGCGAATTGAAGAAGAGACTCCAGCGGGAAGTTGATCGCCTCAGAGACAGTTTCTGCAGGCAGCATGCTCTTGAGCTCATCTTTAATGAGGAAGGGGAAACACGCCTCAATGCAATGATGTATTTGAGTTTAGACGGACAAGGCCAACAACCTGAATGGTTTCCTTCTACAATTTTTCAG GAGCTCTTTGCAAAGCTTACAAGAGTGGCAACAATTGCAACAGATATGTTTGTGGGAAAAGACAGGTATGCAACCCTTTTGTTGATGAGACTTGCAGAGTCTGTGATCCTTTTTCTTGCTGATGACCAAACCTTCTGGGGAGAGGTAGAGACAGGCCCAACGCCTTTGGGTCCTCTTGGCCTTCAACAG CTTTATTTGGATATGCAATTTGTGATGATATTTGCATCCCAAGGTCGATATTTATCTCGTCATCTGCACCAATCTATCAAAGACATCATCAGTAAGGCAATTGAAGCTGTTGCTGCTACAGGACTTGATCCCAACAG TATATTGCCAGAGGATGAGTGGTTTGTTGAAGTTGCTCAGATTGCCGTAAAGACGTTAACTGGGAAAGCTGCCTTTGATATAGACGATGATGTCGGTAGCCCCTTTGCCGCCGGCGGTTACAACTAA